The sequence AATAAACTACATCGAACTTTCCCATTCACCTTTCACAGTAACACCTGTACTAATAGCTACTCTATCCATAAGCTCAACATCTTCATCACTTAATTCAACACTTGCAGCCCTTTTGGCATCGTCAACTTGATTAGGTTTTGTAACTCCAATTATTGGAATTGTTCCTTTTGATATTGCCTAAGCAGTCGCAATTTCAGGAATTGTTGCAGAATATTTTTCACCTAAAATTTTCATTTCATAAAATAATGGCTCCAATTTTGCCAAAGTTTCAGGCGGGAATGCTTCACCCCTTCTTGTTCCAGCTGGCAATGGATTTTTTTTTGTATATTTTCCAGATAAAGCGCCTTGTTCCAATACCATGTACGAAAATACTGCGATATTGTTTTCCTTGCAATAATCTAAAATTCCAGTTGTTTCAATTGTTCTGTAAAGTAAGCTAAAATGATAAAACAGGTTTCAATTCATCTTTTCCTAATTTATTTCCAAAAATCGAATCTCCTCCAGCGATTCCTCCAAATCCCCAAGACCAAGTTCCTAGTGCTACTTTAGGCACATCTATTTCCTGTATTTTTGTTGTTTTCATTTAAAATCATCTCCATTTTTTATATATTTTTCCAAAGTTCAAAATTAATATTTTTATTTTACATAATTTAAATTACCTTTATTTAATAGTATTACACCTTCAATATTTATAAATTCTTTGTTTTCAATTATATTTTCCGTTTGCTCAATATATTTTTTAAAATGAGCTGTTTTCCTATGTTTTTGATACGCTTTTTCATTTTCATAAATTTCAAAAAAGTACCATTTATTCGGATTTCCTATTGCTGTTGCAGCATAAATCACATAAACACCTTCTTCTTTTTTTATCGACTGCTTCATTTCATCAAGTACAATTTCCCTAAAAGCATCATTAAATCCTTCTTTTACATCAACTGTAACATAATTTACACGAGTATTTCTTGTTTGCACAAACTTTTTATCTCCCATATACTCTGGCATTACTTGAATTTTCTTTTTATGATTAGTCAAGATTGTTGGTGATTGTCTTAAAAATTCTTTATATTGTTCTGACTTGATATGTTCCTGGTAACTTTTCTCGTCTTCATAAACCTCAAACATATAAGTCATATTGGGCTTTCCTTTTTCCTGAACTAAATACATTCCAAGTGTCCCTTTATCATTAAAAACTGATTTTGTAATATTATTTTTACCAACTGCCACATATGCATTTTTTTCGCCTTCTTTGATACCAAGTTCAAAAATATTAAAAATTAGTAGCATTTCTTTTCTCCTCAATAAATTTAATAAATTTTCCCGTCGCCACCGAATATTTCAAACACGGCTTCCAAGCCAAAATTGTCTTAGAAATTGCTGCTTTATAAAATGGAATAAATTTCAAATCTTCAAAATTATTCTCTAATTTTAAGCAAACTGCCATTCCCATTCCATTTTTCACCATCATCGCAGCATTATAAACCAGTGTGAAAGTAGCGCCAACATTTAACTTCTCTGTAGGAATTCCCATCCAATTTGCAAATTCATTTTGAATTAATTTATTTTTAGAAATAATTACCGATTCTTTTTTATTTCTTCTGGATAAATAAATTTATTTGAAGCCAATTTATGGTCTTTTCTAACCAAAAGTCCCCATTCTTCAATCTGTTTCAATCTTATAAATTTATACTTTTCCTTATTTATATAGTCAAACACAAGTCCCATATCTAAAAAACCGTGTTCAATTCTATAAATAATATCTTCGGCTGTCCCACTATAAATGTCAAATTTAACATTTGGATACTTTTCCTGAAATTCCGAGAGTAATTTTGAAAGTTCATTCATTCCCAAAAATTCGCCACATCCAATAGATATTTCTCCAGCAACAATTTCATTGTCATAAGACAGCTCTTTTTTCGTTTTTTCCGTTAAATAAAGTATTTCCCTCGCCCTTCGCTGCAAAAACTTCCCATCTTCAGTCAATAAAATTTTATGATTACTTCTCGTAAAAAGTTTAACTCCCAGCTCTTCCTCAAGCTGTGCCAATTGCCGTGATAATGTTGGCTGTGTAATAAAAAGCGATTTCGCTGCTTTTGTTATATTTTCCTCTTTTGCAACCATCAAAAAATATTTTAAAATTCTTAATTCCATAAATCCTCATTCATTTTATAATTTTTTTATACTAACTTATCTCGCATTCACTGCTTTTGGCAACTTTTCATATTCATCTTCTGACAATATTCCAAACCATTCAGTCGAACCGCCATCTGACAAGGCAATATGCGTAAACCAACTGCCTTTTGCAGCTCCATGCCAATGCTTAACATTTTTAGGAATATTCACAACATCTCCTGGATGTAATTCTATCGCTTCTTTCCCATCTTCTTGATACCAGCCGTATCCATCAGTCACCAATAATACTTGTCCATTTGAATGAGAATGCCAGTTATTTATAACTCCTGGCTCGAAAACAACATTGTGAACACCAACTTTTGAAGTGTCATTCGGCTCAACTAATGTTTTTAAATAAGTTTTCCCATTAAAATATTTTGCATAAGCCTCGTTATAATCGCCTTTCCCAAACAAGCTGCTTACAGGATCAGCCGTCCCATCTTCTGAATATATCTCTTTCAAAAGCCGAAATACAGCCCAAGCTTTTGGCCATCCCACATAAAATCCTAAATGTGTAACAGCCTCTGCCAGTTCTTCTCTTGTAACCCCATTTTCCAAAGCACTTTTTAAATGAAATTTCAAAGAACTATCCAAAATTCCACTCGCCATAAGTCCAGTGACCGTAATCAAACTTCTATCCCTAGCCGATAACTTATCCTCTCTTACCCAAACTTCTCCAAACAAAACATCATCATTCAATTGTGCAAATTTTGGTGCAATATTACCTAATAAATCTCTTCCTGCAGTAATTTTTTTACTCATCTTCTTTCACCTCTGTTTAATCAAATTTCACATTCAATATATTTTCTAAATTTTTACGATATATTTTATATCTAGTTGTATCACTTACATTTAAATTTTCGATAGACTCTATCACATCAACAGTTGCACCAGCTGGCTGCATTCCCACAGGAGCATCAGTCGCAAAAATTACCTTATCTTCCCCAAAATAATCAATTGCCATATCCACAGCCTTTGTATTTCCAATAATTGCCGTGTCAACATAAAATTTCTTAAAATCATCTGCATATTCTTTTGGCATCACAAGTGGCAATCGGTTTGCAAAAAACGGAACCATCGCACCAGCATGATGAACTAATATTTTAATATTTGGATATTTCTTAAAAATGCTTCACTTCTGTCTTTCAGTTTAAAATTATTTTTATTTTCTTTCATAAATTCTCTAGTAATTTTTAAAATCTTATCATTTACTGGATTTACACTCGTTATATTTTTGGATTCTGTTTCCTTTATATTCATTTTTATCCTTTCTTTTTCAACTTCATTTGAGTTTGGCAATATGTTGTTTATAACTATCAACAAATTACAATTTTTTAGCCCAAGCTCCAATGCTTTCCAAGCTTTCATTCCAACCAAATCTTTTGCCTTCAATTATATTCAAATCCGAATAATTTTTTTTCAAAAAATCTGTCGAGCCTTTTATTCCGCTTCCACCTGATGTCGCAAAAGTGATTATCCTTTTTCCACTCATATTATGTTTTTCAATAAAAGTCTGAATAATGCGAGACGGAATATACCACCAAACTGGAAATCCAACCAATACAGTATCATAATCATCAATATTCTCTACAACATTTTCAATTTCTGGACGACTAAATTCATCATTCATTTCCACTGAACTTCTACTTTTTTTGTCATTCCAGTTCAAATCCTCAGAAGTATACTCAACTTGCGGCTTTATTTCAAACAAATTTCCCCCAGTTGCTTTCGCCAATTTTTCTGCAACTTTTTTGGTTGTCCCTGTCGCTGAAAAGTAAGCCACTAATACTTTATCCATAAAAAATCACCTCTTAAAATTAGATAAAATCTAAATTTTTTATTTTCTTATGATTTATTTTACAATATTTATCCTATTATATCAAATACTTATTTTTTATAACCAGTTATGCTTTAAAAGCATATCTTAAAAACTATTTTCTATTATTCTCTTTCAAACTTTATTTCATTTCAAATTCTTTTCCCAAAAATGCAATCCCAATTTTATCATTAATTTATAAAAATTAAAAAAAGGAGTAAATATAGACTCCCTTTATTCCGCAATTTAAAAAATTAAACACAATTTCTTATTTATTAAATAATATAACATTTTTTTGTAAAAATCAATACTAAATAAAGAGAGTTTTGAAACTCTCTTTAAATTGGCCTTTTTTTAACAAT is a genomic window of Leptotrichia trevisanii DSM 22070 containing:
- a CDS encoding aldo/keto reductase, whose protein sequence is MFYHFSLLYRTIETTGILDYCKENNIAVFSYMVLEQGALSGKYTKKNPLPAGTRRGEAFPPETLAKLEPLFYEMKILGEKYSATIPEIATA
- a CDS encoding putative quinol monooxygenase produces the protein MLLIFNIFELGIKEGEKNAYVAVGKNNITKSVFNDKGTLGMYLVQEKGKPNMTYMFEVYEDEKSYQEHIKSEQYKEFLRQSPTILTNHKKKIQVMPEYMGDKKFVQTRNTRVNYVTVDVKEGFNDAFREIVLDEMKQSIKKEEGVYVIYAATAIGNPNKWYFFEIYENEKAYQKHRKTAHFKKYIEQTENIIENKEFINIEGVILLNKGNLNYVK
- a CDS encoding LysR family transcriptional regulator, with translation MELRILKYFLMVAKEENITKAAKSLFITQPTLSRQLAQLEEELGVKLFTRSNHKILLTEDGKFLQRRAREILYLTEKTKKELSYDNEIVAGEISIGCGEFLGMNELSKLLSEFQEKYPNVKFDIYSGTAEDIIYRIEHGFLDMGLVFDYINKEKYKFIRLKQIEEWGLLVRKDHKLASNKFIYPEEIKKNR
- a CDS encoding carboxymuconolactone decarboxylase family protein, whose protein sequence is MSKKITAGRDLLGNIAPKFAQLNDDVLFGEVWVREDKLSARDRSLITVTGLMASGILDSSLKFHLKSALENGVTREELAEAVTHLGFYVGWPKAWAVFRLLKEIYSEDGTADPVSSLFGKGDYNEAYAKYFNGKTYLKTLVEPNDTSKVGVHNVVFEPGVINNWHSHSNGQVLLVTDGYGWYQEDGKEAIELHPGDVVNIPKNVKHWHGAAKGSWFTHIALSDGGSTEWFGILSEDEYEKLPKAVNAR
- a CDS encoding flavodoxin; this encodes MDKVLVAYFSATGTTKKVAEKLAKATGGNLFEIKPQVEYTSEDLNWNDKKSRSSVEMNDEFSRPEIENVVENIDDYDTVLVGFPVWWYIPSRIIQTFIEKHNMSGKRIITFATSGGSGIKGSTDFLKKNYSDLNIIEGKRFGWNESLESIGAWAKKL